In Garra rufa chromosome 15, GarRuf1.0, whole genome shotgun sequence, a single genomic region encodes these proteins:
- the sema3b gene encoding semaphorin-3B, producing MMTMMMMMCSSLVLLGLFGISVTSSGSSTSSPRMKLSYKDLQQFNGIKRFDLERSCSFGALLLDEERGRLFVGARNFLLSLSLDNISKQEQKIYWPAPVDWREECNWAGKDINTDCVNYVKVLHHFNRTHLYACGTGAFHPTCAYVEVGQKIEDHVFRIDPSMVEDGKGKSPYDPRHTSASVLIGDELYAGVATDLMGRDFTIFRSMGQRPSIRTEQHDSRWLNEPKFIAAFGVPESENPDDDKVFFFFRETAVEAQGFGKVTYSRIGQLCRNDMGGQRSLVNKWTTFLKARLVCSVPGNDGTETHFDELRDVFLLQTRDRKNPLIYTVFTTSSSVFQGSAVCLYTMNDIRRAFLGPFAHKEGPNYQWVPFQGKVPYPRPGMCPSKTFGSFESTKGFPDNVIQFARHHPLMFNPVTPLGGRPLFLRTGIPYSFTQITVDRVNAADGHYDVMFIGTDVGSVLKVISVPKGSWSNTELLLEELHVFKDSSSIISMQISSKRQQLYVGSDTGVVQVPLHRCSMYGKACAECCLARDPYCAWDGHTCTRYLPNTKRRFRRQDVRNGDPNTLCSGDHQKQRVLEKRLYAVDGSSSFLECIPKSLQAQITWTYQKHPENPREEVRLDDRVLHTERGLLLRRAARRDGGVYQCHAMEHGFTQTILAITLEILPSAGSAASAPVPRSPAHSHANHGQTTNQKLWYRDFMQLVDHPNLNTVDQICEQVWSRKHGLSGKSSPDPANEAPVHDPLHSKKWKHLKEVRKGRNRRTHDGRPAPRAPRSAGE from the exons ATGATGactatgatgatgatgatgtgtaGCTCGCTGGTCCTTCTTGGGCTGTTTGGCATCAGTGTTACATCCAGCGGAAGCTCAACTTCCTCACCCCGGATGAAGCTGTCTTATAAAG ATCTCCAGCAGTTTAACGGCATTAAGCGGTTTGACTTAGAGCGTTCGTGTTCTTTCGGAGCTCTCCTGTTGGATGAAGAGAGGGGGCGGCTGTTTGTTGGAGCTCGCAACTTTCTGTTATCTCTCAGTCTCGACAACATCAGCAAACAGGAACAGAAG aTCTACTGGCCAGCGCCTGTTGATTGGAGAGAAGAGTGCAACTGGGCTGGGAAAGACATCAAT ACGGACTGCGTAAACTATGTGAAGGTGCTACACCACTTTAATCGGACTCACCTGTACGCCTGTGGGACGGGGGCTTTCCACCCCACCTGTGCTTATGTGGAGGTGGGACAGAAGATAGAG GATCATGTGTTTAGAATCGATCCCTCTATGGTAGAAGATGGAAAAGGAAAGAGTCCATATGACCCACGCCACACATCAGCATCTGTTCTAATTG GTGATGAGCTTTATGCAGGTGTAGCCACTGATTTGATGGGTCGGGACTTTACAATCTTTCGCAGTATGGGACAAAGACCCTCCATACGAACAGAACAGCACGATTCTCGTTGGCTCAATG AGCCCAAGTTTATTGCGGCATTTGGTGTTCCAGAGAGTGAGAATCCTGACGATGATaaagtcttcttcttcttcagagAAACTGCTGTAGAAGCTCAGGGATTTGGGAAGGTTACATATTCGCGGATTGGTCAGCTGTGCAGG AATGATATGGGAGGACAGCGCAGTCTAGTAAATAAGTGGACAACATTTCTAAAGGCTCGTCTTGTGTGTTCTGTACCAGGCAACGATGGCACTGAAACGCATTTTGATGAACTTA GGGATGTGTTCCTGCTGCAGACCCGTGACCGAAAGAACCCGCTGATCTACACCGTCTTTACCACCTCAAG TAGCGTATTCCAAGGCTCTGCAGTGTGTCTCTACACCATGAATGACATTCGCCGGGCATTTTTAGGACCTTTTGCCCATAAAGAGGGACCTAATTATCAATGGGTTCCATTCCAGGGAAAAGTGCCGTACCCACGGCCAGGCATG TGTCCCAGTAAAACATTCGGCAGTTTTGAGTCCACTAAAGGTTTCCCTGATAACGTAATCCAGTTTGCAAGGCACCATCCGTTAATGTTTAATCCCGTCACTCCACTGGGAGGCCGGCCGTTGTTCCTGCGTACCGGAATACCATACAGCTTCACCCAGATTACTGTAGACCGTGTCAACGCAGCTGATGGACACTACGATGTAATGTTTATCGGCACAG ATGTCGGCTCTGTGCTGAAGGTGATCTCTGTGCCCAAAGGAAGCTGGAGTAACACAGAGCTTCTGCTAGAGGAGCTTCATGTCTTTAAG GATTCTTCATCTATTATCAGTATGCAGATTTCCTCTAAACGG CAACAGCTGTACGTTGGCTCAGACACAGGTGTTGTCCAGGTGCCTCTGCACCGCTGCAGTATGTATGGTAAAGCATGTGCCGAGTGCTGCCTGGCTCGAGATCCATACTGCGCCTGGGATGGACACACCTGCACACGCTACCTGCCAAACACAAAACG GAGGTTCCGGCGTCAGGATGTGAGGAATGGGGATCCTAATACACTCTGCTCAGGAG ACCATCAGAAGCAGCGAGTCCTGGAGAAGAGGCTGTACGCTGTGGATGGAAGCAGCTCCTTCCTGGAATGCATCCCGAAATCACTACAGGCCCAGATTACATGGACCTATCAGAAGCACCCGGAAAACCCACGGGAGGAG GTTCGTCTAGATGACAGAGTTTTGCACACTGAGCGAGGCCTGTTGCTAAGGCGGGCCGCGCGTAGAGATGGTGGCGTGTATCAGTGTCACGCAATGGAACACGGATTCACCCAGACCATCCTCGCGATCACCCTGGAGATCTTGCCTTCGGCTGGCTCCGCCGCTTCAGCACCTGTCCCTCGCAGCCCCGCCCACTCCCACGCCAATCACGGGCAGACCACCAATCAAAAGCTGTGGTACAGGGACTTCATGCAATTGGTGGATCACCCAAACTTAAACACAGTCGACCAGATCTGCGAGCAAGTTTGGTCACGCAAGCACGGCCTATCAGGGAAGAGCTCTCCAGATCCAGCCAATGAGGCGCCGGTTCACGACCCACTGCACTCTAAAAAGTGGAAGCACCTGAAGGAAGTGAGGAAAGGGCGAAATCGCAGAACGCACGACGGAAGACCCGCCCCTAGAGCACCACGGAGCGCAGGAGAGTAG